In a single window of the Thermofilum uzonense genome:
- a CDS encoding alpha-amylase yields MFEVHQPYRLARRITRRLAEKVALKGKVDHADLEEIYFDQTLNREVFERVARRCYLPANAIILQQIDFFKNQGKNFKVSYSVSGVLLEQAERWMPSLLESFRQLASTGMVEFLDQTYFHSLSFLIAEEEFIDQIRMHRELLKSYLGVSPISVENTEFIYNNYIAKIFDKLGYKVVLTEGVEKILMWRSPNYVYKAKGLNLRVLMRNYRLSDDIGFRFASRWWSEYPLTADKYSAWLAATPGDVILIAIDYETFGEHFPAETGIFEFLRWLPGEILKWEHLTTSTPSEVVERVPPRDEIDVPESDTISWADLERDLTAWTGNFMQDYALDRLRDLWLQVKATRDENLLRLWRLLSISDHFYYMSTKGGGPGDVHSYFSPYKSPFQAYMIYSDVLADLEYRTLQRLEQDEDSRYRWVWMKRVDAGKEFMFYLDVGKPLNLVAWNVFSFIDALERAPLESVVFHQTRGDFSRWLSFSVGEKNLGEKLEKVKIDKEDDPKGRILEILYERRKSLFGF; encoded by the coding sequence ATGTTTGAGGTTCATCAACCCTACAGGCTTGCAAGAAGAATTACCCGTCGCCTGGCCGAGAAGGTGGCCTTAAAGGGTAAAGTTGATCACGCGGATCTCGAGGAAATTTATTTTGACCAGACTCTAAATCGAGAAGTTTTCGAGAGAGTAGCCCGGAGATGCTATCTGCCAGCAAACGCAATTATCCTTCAACAGATCGACTTCTTTAAGAATCAAGGAAAAAACTTTAAGGTATCATATAGTGTTTCCGGGGTTTTGCTAGAGCAGGCTGAGCGCTGGATGCCAAGCCTTCTTGAAAGCTTTAGACAACTCGCAAGCACGGGAATGGTCGAGTTTTTAGACCAGACTTATTTTCACAGTCTAAGCTTCCTGATAGCTGAGGAGGAGTTCATCGATCAAATTAGAATGCATCGTGAATTATTGAAATCTTATCTAGGTGTTAGCCCGATTAGCGTCGAGAACACTGAATTCATCTATAATAATTACATCGCGAAAATATTCGATAAGCTCGGCTACAAAGTGGTACTCACAGAGGGAGTTGAGAAGATTCTCATGTGGCGAAGCCCGAACTACGTCTATAAGGCTAAGGGACTAAACCTACGGGTATTGATGAGAAATTACCGATTATCTGACGACATTGGATTTAGATTTGCTTCTAGGTGGTGGAGTGAATATCCACTGACAGCCGACAAGTACTCCGCCTGGCTCGCCGCAACGCCAGGAGATGTAATATTAATTGCAATAGATTACGAGACTTTTGGAGAGCATTTTCCAGCTGAGACAGGAATATTCGAATTCCTTCGTTGGCTACCCGGCGAGATCCTTAAATGGGAGCACCTAACGACCTCTACCCCCAGTGAAGTCGTAGAGAGGGTGCCTCCACGGGACGAAATAGATGTTCCTGAGAGTGACACAATTTCATGGGCAGACCTAGAGAGGGATTTAACAGCTTGGACGGGTAACTTTATGCAAGACTATGCTCTCGATAGGCTTAGAGATTTATGGCTTCAAGTCAAAGCGACGCGCGACGAGAATTTACTACGTCTCTGGAGATTGCTCTCCATAAGTGACCACTTCTACTACATGTCAACAAAAGGAGGAGGACCCGGCGATGTTCACTCCTATTTCAGCCCTTACAAGTCTCCGTTTCAAGCTTACATGATTTACTCAGACGTGTTGGCTGACCTAGAGTATAGAACTCTTCAAAGACTGGAGCAGGACGAAGACTCTCGTTACAGGTGGGTTTGGATGAAGCGTGTAGATGCAGGAAAGGAGTTCATGTTCTACCTTGATGTTGGTAAGCCACTAAACCTCGTTGCATGGAATGTTTTTTCGTTTATAGATGCGCTTGAGAGGGCTCCTCTTGAAAGCGTGGTTTTCCACCAGACCCGTGGTGACTTTAGCCGCTGGCTTAGCTTTAGCGTTGGGGAAAAAAACCTCGGTGAGAAACTAGAAAAGGTTAAGATAGATAAGGAGGATGATCCCAAAGGTAGAATTTTGGAGATTCTATATGAAAGAAGAAAAAGCCTATTTGGATTCTAA
- a CDS encoding GTP-binding protein produces the protein MSYPAEEDSGPVEYKSILVDLGDDRVEKLASQMKYRLFEGGGEAIYVLGINDDGTVRGLTPEEERASLEILEKVANKVGASTRILERREHGGRIVTRVLVRISREENPPSQVNIIVVGNVDAGKSTTVGTLCYGSLDDGRGSNMRKVARYAHEILTGRTSSVVIRLLGFDLNNRPVNWSLPNPLDEAQIYLSSKKIVSLVDVGGHERYLRTALRGLLSKFPDYAMLVVAANTGLQVMGREHLGVCVALKIPVFIVFTKVDLVSPEIGDSYLDETLNILRRLDKKPMLIRRLSDVYYVAPLMTSGRVVPIFKLSNTTGVGLDLLTEFLNLLPPRKRWSELVKKPLLAYVTDIFEVRGVGTVIAVTVERGTVYENSNYFIGPLHDGTWRKTRVKSIHVNRVPASKARAGEEATLAITDIDREEVEKGQVLTETPLHPAVSLVSEILVLKHPTTIKTGYQTVLHIHSIRAPVEFTWMEKEPMRTGDTGLVRLTFLKGYWYVEEGEQFILRDSRTRAIGTVYKVE, from the coding sequence TTGAGCTACCCTGCTGAGGAGGACAGCGGGCCAGTTGAGTACAAATCGATCTTAGTTGATTTGGGAGATGATAGGGTCGAGAAGCTTGCTTCACAGATGAAGTACAGGCTGTTTGAAGGCGGTGGAGAAGCCATATATGTTTTAGGCATAAATGACGACGGCACTGTACGGGGTCTTACCCCTGAGGAGGAGAGAGCATCCCTAGAGATATTAGAGAAGGTTGCAAATAAGGTCGGTGCAAGTACGAGAATACTTGAAAGAAGGGAACATGGTGGCAGAATTGTTACTCGTGTACTCGTGAGGATTTCACGCGAGGAAAATCCTCCTTCTCAAGTGAACATTATAGTTGTCGGGAACGTCGACGCTGGCAAGAGCACGACTGTTGGTACGCTCTGTTATGGGTCTCTAGACGACGGTAGAGGAAGTAACATGAGAAAGGTAGCCAGGTATGCCCATGAAATATTAACAGGGAGGACATCCTCTGTGGTCATAAGATTGCTAGGGTTTGATCTCAACAATAGACCTGTCAACTGGAGCCTTCCCAACCCACTTGATGAGGCACAAATATATCTTTCCTCAAAAAAGATTGTTTCTCTCGTTGATGTTGGAGGTCATGAGAGATATCTTCGTACGGCTCTGAGAGGATTACTGTCAAAGTTCCCTGATTATGCAATGCTCGTTGTTGCTGCGAACACGGGACTACAAGTAATGGGGCGAGAGCACCTTGGAGTTTGCGTGGCCCTTAAGATACCTGTCTTTATCGTATTTACCAAGGTAGACCTGGTCAGCCCTGAAATCGGTGACTCATACCTTGATGAGACTCTTAATATACTCAGAAGACTTGACAAGAAACCCATGCTGATTAGAAGATTGAGTGATGTGTACTATGTTGCTCCTCTCATGACCTCTGGGCGTGTAGTTCCCATCTTTAAGCTTTCGAATACAACAGGCGTTGGACTTGATCTTCTAACTGAGTTCTTGAACTTGTTGCCTCCGCGTAAGAGGTGGAGTGAACTTGTTAAAAAGCCCCTTCTTGCCTATGTAACCGATATTTTTGAGGTAAGAGGAGTTGGCACCGTGATTGCTGTTACAGTAGAAAGAGGAACGGTATACGAGAACTCTAATTATTTCATAGGCCCATTACATGATGGCACTTGGCGTAAAACTCGCGTTAAATCAATACATGTAAACCGCGTCCCCGCTTCAAAGGCCAGAGCTGGTGAAGAGGCCACTCTAGCCATAACGGACATCGATCGAGAAGAGGTCGAGAAAGGACAAGTCTTGACAGAGACCCCGCTTCATCCAGCCGTAAGCCTCGTCAGCGAGATTCTCGTCCTAAAGCACCCAACAACTATTAAAACTGGGTATCAAACAGTTCTTCACATTCATTCGATAAGAGCACCGGTCGAGTTTACCTGGATGGAGAAAGAGCCCATGCGAACGGGTGACACGGGCCTGGTACGCCTTACCTTCTTGAAGGGATACTGGTACGTAGAGGAGGGGGAGCAGTTTATTCTGCGAGATTCGAGAACTAGAGCCATAGGCACAGTTTACAAGGTCGAGTAG
- a CDS encoding carboxypeptidase regulatory-like domain-containing protein, producing MRIKSLGGLLVIVVMLVVIPPSYSQTLYFYGRVTDLQLNPIAGAQVSVYSNNLLVTSTLTDKDGTFNLRLPPGTYVLRAYLKGYAPREIMLVATQEKAGSLGTITLEQAISVYTETTQLTVLQGDILNLTIKLENKGLDPLTVNFKIEAPTSWVGYLTLPGGLRVDNIMIEPGREKTVFLNLQVPMDAFGKNFVRVRLSWENLTATIDYVFEVQPKKWNLIELPASSIKAYPGAQLKIPFTLRNPFTLDAEMALTVEPPQGWVASIVDANSITVSGLTLAPKATRQLFLILYIPPSAKLGLYAVSIYTDVSGSRFITKLDVSVESRYDLLNLTVGVSRLNITGGSSTVIPLIIRNDGNMATVTVLKASSNNEGIRPILTVSGQAASTLYLLPGESRQVNLLVNASSQTAPGLYELIVQANGTTSYTAKKILVNVVGSYSFRILNQDFLIITVPGGTVTYKVNVVNSGTYPLQSLNLYTSFNPEKLQVTVQPERLSLLPGETGSFSLQINVPPDVREGVYNIVFTVESGSIRDTRVLLVWVRPEASFSFTLIMAVLVAVSFFLVYYGRRKYA from the coding sequence ATGCGGATTAAATCACTTGGAGGGCTACTGGTAATAGTTGTCATGCTTGTAGTTATACCGCCTAGCTACAGCCAGACACTATACTTCTATGGACGTGTGACTGATCTTCAGTTGAATCCTATAGCTGGTGCACAAGTCTCTGTCTACAGCAACAACCTCCTAGTAACCTCAACACTCACAGATAAAGACGGAACATTCAATCTACGTTTGCCACCTGGAACCTATGTACTTCGCGCCTATCTTAAAGGCTATGCACCTAGAGAAATAATGTTAGTTGCTACGCAAGAGAAAGCGGGCAGTCTAGGAACGATTACCCTAGAACAAGCAATAAGTGTCTACACCGAGACAACTCAGCTCACTGTCCTACAGGGTGACATTCTAAACCTTACAATCAAGCTAGAAAATAAAGGGCTAGACCCTTTGACGGTTAACTTCAAAATAGAAGCTCCTACATCCTGGGTAGGCTATCTCACCCTTCCTGGAGGATTACGCGTAGACAATATCATGATAGAACCTGGGAGGGAGAAAACTGTTTTCCTAAACCTCCAAGTACCTATGGATGCCTTCGGCAAAAATTTTGTAAGGGTTCGCCTTTCCTGGGAAAACCTCACAGCAACAATCGACTATGTTTTTGAAGTACAGCCTAAAAAATGGAATCTTATCGAGTTGCCTGCAAGCAGTATAAAGGCATATCCCGGAGCCCAGTTAAAAATACCCTTCACACTCAGAAACCCGTTTACCCTCGATGCTGAAATGGCACTAACAGTAGAACCTCCTCAAGGCTGGGTTGCGTCTATAGTTGACGCTAACAGCATAACTGTCTCAGGGTTAACTCTGGCTCCAAAAGCTACTAGGCAGCTTTTTCTCATCCTTTACATTCCTCCCTCAGCTAAACTTGGCCTATACGCAGTGTCAATATATACTGATGTTTCGGGTAGCCGTTTCATAACAAAACTTGATGTGAGCGTGGAAAGCCGCTATGATCTACTCAACTTGACAGTGGGGGTTTCGAGGCTTAACATTACCGGGGGCTCTTCAACAGTAATACCTCTGATTATACGTAACGACGGCAATATGGCAACCGTGACTGTTCTAAAAGCTTCATCAAATAATGAGGGAATAAGACCGATTCTAACAGTTTCAGGTCAGGCGGCCTCAACCTTGTACCTCTTACCGGGAGAATCAAGACAGGTAAACCTCCTGGTTAACGCTTCATCACAAACAGCTCCCGGTCTATACGAGCTTATCGTTCAAGCCAACGGGACTACAAGTTATACAGCTAAAAAGATCCTTGTCAACGTAGTGGGATCTTACAGCTTTAGAATACTCAACCAGGACTTCCTCATAATCACAGTTCCGGGCGGCACCGTTACTTATAAAGTAAATGTTGTTAACTCGGGCACGTATCCCTTGCAATCTTTAAATTTATACACGTCCTTTAATCCCGAGAAGCTCCAGGTAACAGTCCAACCTGAAAGGCTCTCATTGCTGCCTGGAGAGACAGGTAGTTTTTCGCTTCAGATCAATGTTCCCCCTGATGTACGAGAAGGAGTTTACAATATTGTATTCACTGTTGAATCAGGAAGCATAAGAGATACTAGAGTCCTACTTGTATGGGTTCGTCCAGAGGCCAGTTTTAGCTTTACCCTTATCATGGCGGTTCTAGTGGCCGTTAGCTTTTTCCTCGTATACTATGGAAGGCGAAAGTACGCTTAG
- a CDS encoding cytochrome c biogenesis CcdA family protein, giving the protein MEPSFLALLYILGVETAFTPCFLPIIPVFLSVVAKSGSKRVLLTTLAFIAGITASFLIYGILASYSGNLLQGLLTGNLPTLAVGMGLTLVSLGVLMMSPLRVLFAWIPSIQPRFQKVSILNSLLLGFLFSLVAAPCAATILVAAFSMVWLGSLQEPGDSIITVLVYSAGVTTPFFIMGLLTEFLGKSIGTKISRSFLVRHNETISGITIIVLGILTILSVEGHDIILVQLSARLLPYLGFISLLAAVLYSLRAYQLGIMMRGGLLIILGTSIFIYGLIDVLQFLPPQLQNEGIRMLLFLIGRTLIMVNSLLLAKPYVFSLPLLILNSPPLMDSITLIAWTLGPGRRDREHLFASLYILAHIAMDLVTSKATNLLWLAPYLLPVLPVAYLSPLLPALKLSKIITGLKLLEEI; this is encoded by the coding sequence ATGGAGCCCTCTTTTTTAGCACTACTTTACATCCTTGGAGTTGAAACAGCCTTCACCCCCTGTTTTCTACCTATCATACCAGTGTTCTTAAGTGTGGTCGCTAAGTCAGGAAGTAAACGTGTACTGCTCACTACACTAGCGTTTATCGCGGGAATCACGGCTAGTTTTTTGATTTACGGTATCCTAGCCTCGTACAGCGGTAACCTTTTACAAGGCCTGCTAACGGGTAATCTACCTACATTGGCTGTCGGAATGGGCTTAACACTAGTCAGTTTAGGTGTCCTCATGATGTCTCCGTTGCGAGTGTTATTTGCCTGGATTCCTTCAATACAGCCTAGATTTCAGAAGGTGTCCATTCTAAACTCTCTCTTACTCGGCTTCCTATTCTCACTTGTAGCTGCACCCTGCGCCGCAACAATCCTGGTCGCTGCGTTTTCCATGGTTTGGCTTGGCTCACTACAAGAACCAGGAGACTCTATAATAACCGTACTAGTCTACTCGGCGGGGGTTACAACCCCCTTCTTTATTATGGGTCTACTGACAGAGTTTCTAGGTAAAAGCATAGGAACCAAGATTTCACGAAGTTTTCTTGTGAGACACAACGAGACTATTTCCGGAATCACTATTATCGTCCTTGGAATACTTACTATTCTAAGCGTGGAGGGACATGACATAATCCTAGTACAGCTTTCAGCTAGACTACTCCCATATCTAGGTTTCATATCACTACTAGCAGCTGTGCTTTACTCTTTACGCGCTTACCAGCTGGGTATTATGATGAGAGGAGGACTTCTCATTATCCTCGGAACAAGTATCTTCATATATGGACTCATCGATGTCCTTCAATTTCTCCCCCCGCAACTCCAAAACGAAGGGATTCGTATGCTACTTTTCCTGATTGGCAGAACCCTTATAATGGTTAACAGTCTTCTACTCGCTAAGCCTTATGTCTTTTCGCTTCCTTTACTTATCCTGAATAGCCCCCCACTAATGGACTCGATAACTCTTATTGCCTGGACTCTTGGTCCTGGTCGTAGAGATCGTGAACACCTTTTTGCATCCCTATATATTCTAGCACACATAGCCATGGACTTAGTTACTTCCAAAGCCACAAATCTATTATGGTTGGCTCCCTATCTACTCCCAGTACTCCCAGTAGCATATTTAAGCCCGTTACTCCCAGCTCTAAAATTATCAAAAATAATTACAGGATTAAAGCTCCTTGAAGAAATTTAA
- the ppa gene encoding inorganic diphosphatase codes for MKHLSSGKNPPEDIFVVIEIPMGSNVKYELDKESGVLFVDRVLFTSMVFPFNYGFIPSTLEEDGDPVDVVLLSYDSFAPGSVVRARPVGLLEMEDESGPDSKVIAVPHEKIDARFGKIKDINDVDDSVKNKIRHFFEHYKELEPGKWVKVKAWQGKDKAMDSIRKAMERFKNKH; via the coding sequence ATGAAGCACTTATCGTCAGGGAAAAATCCCCCAGAGGATATATTCGTGGTCATCGAGATTCCCATGGGTAGCAATGTCAAGTACGAGCTCGACAAGGAGAGCGGTGTGCTATTTGTAGACAGGGTTCTCTTTACCTCAATGGTTTTCCCCTTCAATTATGGTTTCATCCCATCTACACTTGAAGAGGACGGTGACCCTGTAGACGTCGTGCTTCTCAGCTATGATTCCTTTGCGCCAGGCAGCGTCGTACGTGCCAGACCTGTAGGTCTTTTAGAGATGGAGGACGAGTCAGGACCGGACAGCAAAGTTATAGCTGTGCCCCACGAAAAAATAGATGCTCGTTTCGGAAAAATCAAGGATATCAACGACGTTGATGACAGCGTGAAGAATAAAATCCGCCACTTCTTTGAGCATTATAAGGAGTTAGAGCCGGGCAAATGGGTAAAGGTCAAGGCATGGCAAGGCAAGGATAAAGCCATGGACTCGATAAGAAAGGCTATGGAGAGGTTTAAAAATAAGCATTAA